A window of Etheostoma spectabile isolate EspeVRDwgs_2016 chromosome 24, UIUC_Espe_1.0, whole genome shotgun sequence genomic DNA:
tgtgtgttataaataGAGCGGGTTGTCAGATGACTTCAGATAAACAGAGCAGTGTTCTTACTCATGAGATAAAGTAGTTCCTGGCGAGAGCAGaaacaaaggaaaggaaataataaatacaataaatataataaataattctaaatttaataaatacaacaaataataataaatacaacaaattattataaatataataaatacattaaataaaaataaatataaatatattataaatacaataaataattataaatataatacataattataaatataataaatatattaaatataaataaatacaaataaatataataaatacaataaatattatgaatataacaaattataaatataataaataattataaatataataaataatacatataaataataaatatataataatcctcacaagtaaaaatacagaCAGAAGATAAAagctgcagaagaagaaagaagggaaGTAGAAAAAGACAAGgatggaaagaaaaacagaagaagggAAAAAGTATAAGGAAAtaaagaaggaagaaagaaaaagataaaagaaagttgaagaaagaaaaggaagttaagaagaagaaaagattggaggatggaaagaaagaagaacAGAAGCAAAGAACTTCAGCCACAAaagaaatagaagaagaagagaattGGGAAGGAAGGACAAAGGAAATGGAGGAGTAAGGATAGGAAGGAAGGACAGAAGGAAAgaacttctctctctctctctctctgtgtctctctctctctctctttctgactctctctctctctgtgactctctctctctctgtgtctctctctctcNNNNNNNNNNNNNNNNNNNNNNNNNNNNNNNNNNNNNNNNNNNNNNNNNNNNNNNNNNNNNNNNNNNNNNNNNNNNNNNNNNNNNNNNNNNNNNNNNNNNNNNNNNNNNNNNNNNNNNNNNNNNNNNNNNNNNNNNNNNNNNNNNNNNNNNNNNNNNNNNNNNNNNNNNNNNNNNNNNNNNNNNNNNNNNNNNNNNNNNNNNNNNNNNNNNNNNNNNNNNNNNNNNNNNNNNNNNNNNNNNNNNNNNNNNNNNNNNNNNNNNNNNNNNNNNNNNNNNNNNNNNNNNNNNNNNNNNNNNNNNNNNNNNNNNNNNNNNNNNNNNNNNNNNNNNNNNNNNNNNNNNNNNNNNNNNNNNNNNNNNNNNNNNNNNNNNNNNNNNNNNNNNNNNNNNNNNNNNNNNNNNNNNNNNNNNNNNNNNNNNNNNNNNNNNNNNNNNNNNNNNNNNNNctctcttctctctgtctttctctgggTCTCTCTCTTcggtgtgtgtctctctcctctcctgtcgTTCTCTGTCGGTCTTTTCTCATTTCTcatgcttcctctctctctctcttctctgttgtctctctctctctctgtgctctctctctctctctctctcttctctgtgtctcctctctcgctctgtctctctctcgctgtctgtgtctctctctctctctctctcgtctctctctctctctctagtctctctctcctcatctctctctctccttcttctctctcttggTGTTCAGTCTGACCGCCGCTGGCTGCAGACCAACACTGTGACCAACCAAGGTAGgaacacactctctcacacacacctctcccacacacacacacacactctcacacacatcctcacacacaccacacatctcCACAACACAGACGGGTGTTGATATGAGGAGAGTTTGTGTTGGagttttctttcttcatgtcgtcttgtttttatttagttgaaCCGCTCGGAGCTGCCTGAGGCCTTTAGAGCTCTCGGCAGCTGTCGCTCTGCTGCTCAAAATAGATCCGCCtcatatctacacacacacacacacacacacacacacaccacacaaaccacacacacacacacacacaccacacacacacaaacagaacacaacacacacacacacacaaccagagcacacacacacacacacacacacacacacacacacacacacacaaccagagcaaaacacacacacacacacacacacacacacacacacacacacaaaccagagacacacacacacaacacacacacacacacaacagacgaCCCACAAACagtaggacacacacagacacacacacacacacacagacacacacacaacaacacagagacacacacacacaacacagagaagagacaaacacacacagagagagagagagacacacaacacaaacacacacgcacacagacacacacacacacacacacccacacaacacaacacagcacaaacacacacacacaccacccacagccacacacacacacacacacacacacacacacacacacacacacacacacacagacacagacttctgacTTGGTTGCACCGAGTCTACCAAACTAGTCAATtagtcattttttcatttttaattgatttttcaTGCTGAATGGCTTATTTTCTAGAAACTTCTGAGCACATCTTTGGGAAATTTACAGGATTTAAACTGGTGCTTTTGCGtgattctttgtggagaaactgaGTTTTACAGATCTGTCGATCAACTATTCTCAATATATCTCAAAATCTTAGTAATCTGAGTTTTAAGTCGACAACATAATCCTTTAACCTTCGTGTTGAcgtcctgtcaaaattgaaaataaacccttttgttgacgtttttttatcgatgttttttaactttttcttacgtttttgttccttttttttcaacgcttttgacgctttttccaAGGTCACTTTCTTTAACACTGCGTAACtctaactcattaactttagttttacagttaattttggattttatggtcaataaacctcatttataggaaattatacctaatgtttgagttagaaaagcagaaattaggaattattgagactaaaattaaaggaatggatgttgatgataatcacagactggaatgccccccatgtacagaggcttggtCTTTGCTGCAAGGGTTGCGAGTTTGACTCCGACCCACGGCCCTttactgctctctctctttctccctctctctctNNNNNNNNNNCcttcctgtcttcagctgtcctatctcataaaggcctaaaatgcccttTTGTTCTTTAAATGGAATAAACACAGgtaatgtaatttaataaattaaagagtttttttgtttttgttttatcaatGGAAGGAGGGATCTTGGTTGCCATGGCGTCGCCCAATCAGAGCGGGGAGCAGCGTGATCAGAAGGTTCCTgatggagaagaggaggaggaggaggaggaagaggggggggaggaggaggaggagaggagtgtCCGAGAGGTGCAGGGTCATTACCTCCGCTGCCCGTCGCCCAGGTACGCGTATTCTCTACGTATGACGTTGTCaggtaataaataaatgttgttgttgttaatgtgaAAAAAGGCAGATTTGAGGATTTAATCagtttcctcctctctctctttttaaagTTTCTCCATGGCCTCGGAGTCCAGGTTCTCCACGATCTCCGGCTCCGACGCGGCCAGCATCTTCATGGAGCCCATCCACCTCTCCTCCGCCATCGCCGCCAAGAAGATCATCAACGAGGGTGAGTACAGAGTTTAATctcaccacagatgcattctgggatgtaTAAAAAAAGACCCAGTAAGAGAGGAAACGCCCAAGAGGGGTCAGCCTCTCCTCtgtaagcgtagctcccatggcgccattttaatgctacgaagccatcacctgggGTTAGCATCCctttgactgccattcattttggcgccactttgacagtgaataactttacatgtgaagcgtttaaagactctttttgtccgttgtttatttcttaagaAACACCACagtgtataaaaggctccgttagcttgtagctcacgttatggctccttAGCAGACGttgttgtaaaaataggctaacgattgcgtcataaccacgcgacaaatcaccgtattgtcaggaaaagcgtgcagacagtttggacttccatcagctgtttaggtttagttacaaacgttaactagcatgttagttagcagtaattatcccgtgtctatgttaatgttaactagcatgttagttagcagtaattagcctgtgtctatgttaatgttaactagcatgttagttagcagtaattagcctttgCCTATGTtagttaactagcatgttagttagcagtaattagcctgtgtctatgttaagttaactagcatgttagttagcagtaattagcctgtgtctatgtaatgttaactagcatgtagttagcagtaattacctttgcctatgttaatgttaactagcatgttagcagttaTTAGCCtctgtctatgttaatgttaactagcatgttagttagcagtaattagcctgtgtctatgttaatgttgtcactgggatgctaacggcagatgatggctttgtagctttaaaatggcgccatgggactatggtgacctggtcctcaggtctttgcagggtaaatccagaccactagctagactatctgtccaatctgagtttttacTCGCAGGATTTTCCCGCGGCTCTGTGcagagtttagcaccgcccatgtcgattctgattggtttaaagaaatgccgttAAACCAGAACATCCCCAAATCCTTCtgtatgtggactagccagaccccctTTAACCAGAATCaggaatactttattgatccccaaaaggAGATTCTGTGGTACAGTTGCacaaagtatataaatatcagagtagaaatataaataaagacaaattaggagtgtggatatgcacggtgtttacatagttaaaggaattttatgattcagtatttacataattaaggagtatTGCACAAATTTTAAGCcggtgttattgcacaaaacagctAATGTTGTTGTAGGGTGATTTGGAGGAATAAAATCTCACATGATGTCAAGACTGCTGATCTAAAGTCAATGTTTTATTAGTTTATGAGTCAGTGGCCCTGGGCTTGCAAAATGATGCTAATTTAATTGATGATTTGAACTAAAGCATCAAATCAGTAGGGCTTCTTTTCATTGTCAATTACTCTTtggattattttctggattaaTTCAATCGTTGTTCGATGTctaaaaagtcagaaaatgtGGATCCgtgtttcccaaagccaaagacgacgtcctcaaatgtcttgtttgggttaaaactcaaagatattcagcttCCTAtcccagaggagaggagaaacatGCAGGTCCTGCAACACAGCTTCATGTTCTGGTCCTGTTTCATAGAGCTTCACTGTCTCAAAATCTAATCCAAAGACTttatttcactttgtttttgtgttatgtgtttgtATCTGTCTAAATGAAGCGTGCAAGGCTTTGTGTGAGAAAATGTGCAGGAGAGGGGAAGCATTCGCGATTTCTGAGTCCACATTCAAGGACTCTAATTTGGATAAGCACTCTTCAATTACAGCGAATCCACTTCGCATCCCGTCGGCTCATTACCGCGCGGAGGCGTTCTCGACAGAGGAGCGACGGCCGGGCTGATTGAGTAAATTAGCTCGTACGACGGATCTCCGAGCAGCTGCGTTACTCTAGTGGCAGCTTTAATGGACGATGCATGTTTCATCTGCAGGGACAACGCTGATGCTCTAATGGGGATTTTGTTTTCGTGTGCAGCTTTGCAGCATTCAGAGAGATCAGGGACGATTTAAAATGCACTCCTATTACATTATTTACtgtgattgttttatttttaagtctGGTTGAGAGCAGGGAATATCTGGGGGTTTTTAGCAACACATTGGATTTTTGTTTACTGTCTTTGTtctgatttctttttacatttcagtACAGTCTTATTTCCCTCTCTTCTTGTACTGGAATATGTTTTTGGACGTGTTATACTTTCTTTCTTGTTGGTATAATGATGGTGATGGTTGAATTGGCTTATGAATTGAATGGATAATGAATTGTATGTGCAGTTTGTCCTGTAGGATGACAGTGAGTGTGCAGCACATAATGAACAGCCACATCATTATGACATATTCATGCATATGTATTCATGCATATGTATTCATGCATAGGAACAGAGCAACATGTGTCAAATAGCTCGGTGCATGGTTGCTATGAGGGGTGAACGAGGTTTTGTCTCATTTATGAGCAGATTTAAGAGggttttttcattaaaaaaactcaaaagtgAAGATCTAAAGCTGCTCAGAAGGGTAATGAGATCTGCTGCTGATCTCAAAGCTACTTATTGGACCTTtagttattatattaatatattcatTATATTAAGTCTTCTAGGTCTTTGTGTTGACTATTTAATCACACAGACCTTTCTTCCTTTAATAGCTGAAACTGTAAAAGTTTCCAAATTTTTCTCAGGTCAAAATGTGACACAAGCTcaattgtttgtgtttgcaacCCCCAACAACTGTGTGACAACAGCGATTGTGTGTGAGAGGGGTCAAATAATATCTTGATCTCAACTTGTGACTGTAAATAGCCTCTTCTGCGTGAAGTAAAATATTTTTCCTACAATTTTGAGATGAATAGttgcaataacagtcacagtaaaagataatggaacagtgactaaaaattgtcatttgtagtagttcatggcaaagcagagcatagcaggatgtaacaggatgtagcagggcccagcagagcgtagcagggcaccgcagagcgtagcaggatgtagcaggatgtagcagggccgCAAAGcttagcaggatgtagcagggcaccgcagagcgtagcaggatgtagcagagcttagcaggatgtagcaggatgtagcaggatgtagcagggcaccacagagcttagcaggatgtagcagggcaccgcagagcgaagcaggatgtagcaggatgtagcaggatgtagcaggatgtagcagagcttagcaggatgtagcagggcacagcagagcgtagcaggatgtagcaggatgtagcagagctTAGCAGGATGGAGCTTCTTCACCGTTCTTCACCCTGATCTTGTTCCTGTCTTTCCTCCTCAGAGCTGCCGCCTCGCGGCGTGCGGGCCGAGTCCGTCTCAGAGTCCATGCTGGAATCCGCCGAGCAGCTGATGGTGGAAGACCTCTACAACCGGGTGAAGGACATGATAGACGACCGCAGCCCCTACAACACCCCGTGTGTGCTGGACATCCAGAGGGCCATGGTGCAGGACCGGAAGGAGGCTGCCAGCAACCCCGTGGACGAGGTGTGGCCCAACATCTTCATAGCCGAGAAGTGAGTCCAGATCAGGAAGCAGACTGCATCCTGCTTTATAAGAACTAAATGTCCACTTACAgtaaggggaccagatttctcagacaaaatccgggaacattttcagctcagaagtgtaaatacctccaaaacacgtcatgtttttattttagtaaaacttaaaacagggaaactagacctagagctgttcttattaggggctgagccccccaaaggtctgatcctagaccccccccccctgctgctacttcatactgtACTCcatacacctcagaggggaatgttgtaatgttactgaactacatttatctgacagcttttgctttattgcttcaggcttgtttctgcaacagcttgTTGAGTAtctgatacaataaaaactattgaggaaatattttccttttacattgattcagtattaaacgagatctctGCAGTCGGTCAGAGAAACAAGCTCCAATGTAAAccaataggataattgtccagcttgtatttgcattcataaaaatgcttgttttgctgctgacagactcagattaatattataTAAGTGTCTGACATTATCAtgaaaaggatttctaaggatgtcgacctttctgttaaagattaagatccttttttaaaacataaaagtgtgACTATTGGCTCCGTTTggtctgtgttttctttctttcatttccaatttcgggtctgtcagtctcagtgaaaaccggggacatttccggggacagatccagccggggacaggtcaccaaaaccggggtcagtccccggaaaccggggacgtctggtcaccctaacttACTTGCATGTTCTGCAGCTTTCAGCCATCCGTGGAGGAAGTTTTCTCACTTGTTTTGCTCACTCTAAAGTTTGGAGACAATGTTTTTGGGTTGAAAGCTTCAGAACAAGTTAAGTGAACCTTGACTGATGTGTGCATGCACAAAAATGAACATCCATGCTTGGTTTTCACATTTGATTCCTTCTAATATCCTTTTTATGCAGGAAAAACATCAACAAGAGCCTTAACATTTAAGTTTGATTGTAATTTAATTGTGTGAAGTTGTGTTTTATTCATTCAATATTAAGTCTTGATGTGTAAACCATATCTAATAAGACCGGACTGGATTGTTTTTTCAGATCCGTTGCGGTCAACAAGGCTCGTCTGAAGCGAATGGGCATCACACACATCCTCAACGCGGCCCACGGCACGGGGGTGTACACTAGCGAGACTTTCTACGCCGGCATGAACATCCAGTACATGGGCATCGAGGTGGACGACTTCCCCGACGTCGATATCTCGCTGCACTTCAGGCCCACCGCCGAGTTCTTGGACGACGCTCTGCTGACACACAAGGGTGAGATGTGACAAAAAGACAGGATTATACAGTCTTTCCTCAGGGTTTCCTGAAAgtttaaacaacacaacatgaaCCATAAAGGCCTAAGCTACCCCAGTCCCCACCCAGCCAAAgaaaaaaaccaacaaacaaaacatataaagtaaaataagaataaataaagCTGAGAGGAAAGATTAAATGGTGACAGTCAAAATAGTGCACAGGGAAAATTGAGGGGAAAAGGGAAGAGAGAAGCTGAAGTGCAAGTGGTGTCACTCTGGCTGTTATTTGTCTCACGCACCTCCGACCACTTGACCAACAGAGGATGccatatttggaaaaaaattctTTCTTTGTTGGACATCTTATATCGGAGCCTTTCCATGtgtagtacagtatgttccCCAACTCAGTCATTGCTAAAAGGGGGGGCTGGTCTCTGATTTCCACTGTTGCAAAATAATGCGCCTGGCTACCAAGGTGCATGGGGACATGACATATTACTTCTACTAAGAAATTTCTCCAGATTCCAGGATGAAATAAAGAAGACTCTTGACTTATGTCGTCATCGCTGTGGAGTTTTCTGCGCTGCATTTCACAAGGGTTTCATTCATTGATTTATTCAAGAAAGCACATTTCTTAAAAGAGATCCCCGACAGATAACCCGGAAGGTCTCGACAGCATCAGGGTTTCTGAGAAGTGTTTTCAGGAGCACACAGAGAACATCTGTGACTCCGGGACGAGGATCATGTAAACAGTGTTGTCTCTTACTCATGGCCGCTGCAGCTCATTCAGCAAGATATTGTTTACCTGTTGAATCAAATTATGTAAACACGCCACAACTTTGACTTCTACAGAAGACATTTAATTCATTCCTAGATGTATGCACTAATTAATAATCAAATTTAGATCTAATATTGTATTTTCAACTTCTGTTGAGTGTTTTGCTTTTCACAATAAGAGTCTGAATAAATCCGTATTTAAGCCTATTTTAGTGTAGTTtctattttagtttagtttcttTGAAATTACCAAATGAGGACAATAAATCTCACACAGCTACAAAAAGGGTACgatttcatttaaatatattagCATGTATAAGTTATGTTTAAACATTTAATACATGTTATGCTAAAGTTCGTTGTAATAAGCACACTTATGACTGACTTCGTCGTGCTAAATATCTGCGTAAACgttaatttaaaaatcaaatataaaTTGGTCCGGTTATAATCAACAGTTTTGTCTTGCAGGAAAGGTTCTGGTGGTCTCCATGATGGGCGTCAGCCGCGCCGCTGTCCTGGTGGCGTCCTACCTGATGATCTTCCAGCACATGACCATAATGGAGGCGCTGACGTCCATGAGGAAGAAGCGCGCCATCAACCCCAACGAAGGCTTCCTGAAGCAGTTGAGAAATCTCAACGAGACCCTGATGGAGGAGCGCGACGACGACGACGAAACGCTCAGCCAGTGCTCCGTCATCGATGCATGCGCACGCGCTCGCATCTTTGGTGAGGACGAGGATGAGGATACCGATAAAGAGGAAGAGCAGAGTATGATCGAGGTGAAAGCGCACTCCATcatgatggaggaggaggaggatggagaaAGCGTGATGAGCAGCGTCGCCTCCTCCGCGGCAGCTGCAGCGCTCCGGAGCGGATTGACAAGAGCGCAGAATGGGCAGGACAGCCAGGGGCCGAGCCGCATTCAGGAAGAGATTGCACTACCTGAGCAAAAGGGCGGAGAAGACAGCGATGATGATGACGGTCTCGACAGCATGATCCGCGAGTGGCAGAAGAAGAACGAGAAATACCAGAACGACGACTGGTGGGAGGCGCAGCTGAACAgcgatggagaggaggaggaatctCTCGCAGAGGGCCGAGCAAGGCAGACAAAGGAACGTGTAGACGCAGACATTGAGAGCGTCACCAGCGAGGACGTACGAGCTGTGAAAGAGCGGTTGAAGCGTCGCATCAGACGTCCACAGTCCGACGCAATGTCCACCTCCAGCTGCACAAGTTACTCCGATCTCTGGAAGCAGCGGTTGAGGGAAATCGAGGAACAAGCCGCCGCTCGCTACCACAAGAAGGAGGACGACGAAGGCAGCGAGAGCACCGCAACCGAAGGCGGGAAGAAGAAGATTGATGACGATGTGGAGAGCATCCTCTCCGACACCGGCTCCATGTACAACTTCTGCCAGAAGAACAAGGAGAAGATGACGGCTCTGGAGCGCTGGCGCGTCAAGAGGATCCACTTTGGCTGGAACAAGAAAGACCGAGAGGACGGCGAGAAGAGTTCCGTGGGAGATGGAGATAAAGGGGACGGCGAGGGAGAAGCCAAGACGCCGTCCTTCCAAGATGTCAACCTGACGGCGTACCAGGCGTGGAAGCTGAGGCAGCAGAAGCGCCTCGGTGAGGAGAACACGGATGAGATCTTGGAGATGAGTCGAGGTGAGGACTCTGCGACGGTAAAACGGAGGCAAAGACGCGAGGAGATCCTGGAGCGCTCAAAGAAGAACTTAGAAGAGAGTCAGTCCATATGTGGCTGGGAGAACGAGAGCTGCGTCAGTGGTGGGACGATCCCTCTCTCCGCCTTCTGGGCTGGCGCCGGCGTCACGGGCCCGCCAAGTGTCACCAATGATGACAACATGTCCATGATGAGCGGCAGGTCGTCTGTTATGTCCTCAGTGTCTCAGGCTCGCAGCTTGAGATCAGCACAGTGTGTGAATCCCATGACGCTGGTTCCTCCGATCCTCCCAGTTCCTCCTGTGCAGGGCCCCGGAGGTGAACCCATGGTCAATCTGGCCAGCATTCAAAACTGGATCGCTAATGTCGTCTCTGAAACCATCAAGCAGAAGCAAAGTGAGATGAGCCTGCCTCCTCCGTCACGCGCTGGATCGGAGCTTAGCTTTGGCGGTGCGGCAAGCTTGGTGTCAGGCCGAGGCCTGGATGATGACAAAGCGTCCTTGTTGAGCGGCGCTTCCTATTCCAGCGCTCTGTCACAGGGGCGAGGCAGGGCAGCGTCAGTCCTCTCAGCTACTGGGTCAAGCAGCGCCTCTGGTCTCACTGGAAGAAGCTCTGCTCTGGGATCCACGATCGGCTCCTCTCTGGGCTCCAAGAAAAACAAGATCACCACCACCAGTGTGCCTCTGTTCAGCCTCTTCCAGGACCAGGTGGACATGGGAAAACTGGACGCCATGGACAAGGAGATGAAGTCAGAGATGAGGGGCAAGATGGCCTCCTACGAAAAGAAGAAGATCCTGGAGGACAACAAGCGCAGCACGCTCTACAAGAAAAAGAAACCGAAGGAGGAcgaagacgaggaggaggagaggaagcagAAGGAGGAGGAGTTTCTTGAGGAAGCAAAGAAAAAGCCCAAACCTGCGAGGACCTTCGGCCTCTCTGGGTGTCTGAATCTCAACCCTGCGCTGGAGAAAGACAAGAACACCAGCATCGATGACTGGCTGACGAGCGTCCGGCCTCCCCCGAGGAAGCCGGCCTCTGCAGCCGACGTCGGCCCATCGGAGGATCCCTACGATGACCTTGATGCCTCAGCTTCCGAATTTGACTTCTCGAGCCGCAGGGCGTCCTATGCTGTCAACAACGAAGAGGAGGAAACTTATGGCGTTGCTTCCAGATACAGGTCCAGGTTACATGAGGATGTGTCAAGTGACAACACGTGCAACGGTTTCTCGCAGCCCGACAGCTCCAGCCGGGTGGGGCGGACGTACGCCGAGAGCGACGAGGGGACGGAGAGCTACCACGACCTCAACACAAAGAGAAAGTTTGCTCACCGCTCGCGATATGAAAGCAGCGAGACGCAGGTGACGAGGAGTAGGAGGGTGGAAGCcaacgaggaggaggaggacgacgaCGACGACATCGCCACCTTCATCGCCCAGACCAGGCAGAGGGCGAGAGCTCGGGCTGCAGCCGAGGCCGAAGACGACGAGGTGCTCACCGCTTGGAGGGTGCAGCAGGAAGCCAGATCACAGAGCAGAGGTGACCCTTAGAGGAAACTACCGATCAGTTTTAGGAAATAAGAGTCAAGTCTGCTAGCTCAAACTCATCGTGGACTTTAAATCTGGAGAATTTAGGTTAAAACATTCATGTTATCTTGCAAATCCTAAAATCTATTGAAAGCAAGTGCACTATTGTTCTAGAGAAAATGAGCACTTTTGCTTTCTCATCATGCATCTAAACTTTATAAGGATGAATATTTAGAGCTTTGTTATTTATAAAACTAGTTAACTCCAAAATTAAGGTTTTGGTTGCACACGTTGAATGTAAAACTGATATTTTCATTGAAGATGATGTGAAACTCctgaaaaacaaagcaaatcCTGTTTGTATGGTTATGTTATTTTACTATTGCAATAAACGTTTTGACAATTGATAACCCGTCATttttatacattacatttattaggatCCACGTAATCAAACAACTCACCATAACAATACTAAAttacagcaaaaacacacaaaataataaatgaaaaaaacaattttacaaCAATTTAGGATGTTATACATTAGATTGTGTACATGAGCACAAATGCTGCTCATTGAGAAAcgtttatatatttttcattgttttctgcAGCAAATGTACTAGAGGTATTcttactttttaataaactaTAAAATATTTCTGCATTCAACAAAAGGCTCTGTAAGGAAGACCATGTTATATTTATGTCCTTTTTGGAcaatttctttccttcttttttgccttctttctttccttcttgcctttgtttttactttctttcttgCCTTCTTTCTTAAGAAAACAGGTGGATGATTACCTGGAAAGATGACTCCTAATTCTGTTAACTTGGTTATTATGACAGATATTACTATATCTACAATATCGAATACTATATTGACTCTGCATGACGCTGAACTCAAATCTAGcagctgtaataataataataaacgttagaccaccatctacaggacTTTGGGGGAAGTGCTTTTAATATCTTTGGAGGGATTTAAGGTGATTGACAGTTATTTATTGACTAAGAAAAACACCATCAAAGCTCTTTATCATTTAGAGGATTATTCAAATGATTTAAGAATGAAGGCTTTTTGTagacttcttcttttccttttgtatTTCCTCCCAG
This region includes:
- the dusp27 gene encoding serine/threonine/tyrosine-interacting-like protein 2, which encodes MASPNQSGEQRDQKVPDGEEEEEEEEEGGEEEEERSVREVQGHYLRCPSPSFSMASESRFSTISGSDAASIFMEPIHLSSAIAAKKIINEELPPRGVRAESVSESMLESAEQLMVEDLYNRVKDMIDDRSPYNTPCVLDIQRAMVQDRKEAASNPVDEVWPNIFIAEKSVAVNKARLKRMGITHILNAAHGTGVYTSETFYAGMNIQYMGIEVDDFPDVDISLHFRPTAEFLDDALLTHKGKVLVVSMMGVSRAAVLVASYLMIFQHMTIMEALTSMRKKRAINPNEGFLKQLRNLNETLMEERDDDDETLSQCSVIDACARARIFGEDEDEDTDKEEEQSMIEVKAHSIMMEEEEDGESVMSSVASSAAAAALRSGLTRAQNGQDSQGPSRIQEEIALPEQKGGEDSDDDDGLDSMIREWQKKNEKYQNDDWWEAQLNSDGEEEESLAEGRARQTKERVDADIESVTSEDVRAVKERLKRRIRRPQSDAMSTSSCTSYSDLWKQRLREIEEQAAARYHKKEDDEGSESTATEGGKKKIDDDVESILSDTGSMYNFCQKNKEKMTALERWRVKRIHFGWNKKDREDGEKSSVGDGDKGDGEGEAKTPSFQDVNLTAYQAWKLRQQKRLGEENTDEILEMSRGEDSATVKRRQRREEILERSKKNLEESQSICGWENESCVSGGTIPLSAFWAGAGVTGPPSVTNDDNMSMMSGRSSVMSSVSQARSLRSAQCVNPMTLVPPILPVPPVQGPGGEPMVNLASIQNWIANVVSETIKQKQSEMSLPPPSRAGSELSFGGAASLVSGRGLDDDKASLLSGASYSSALSQGRGRAASVLSATGSSSASGLTGRSSALGSTIGSSLGSKKNKITTTSVPLFSLFQDQVDMGKLDAMDKEMKSEMRGKMASYEKKKILEDNKRSTLYKKKKPKEDEDEEEERKQKEEEFLEEAKKKPKPARTFGLSGCLNLNPALEKDKNTSIDDWLTSVRPPPRKPASAADVGPSEDPYDDLDASASEFDFSSRRASYAVNNEEEETYGVASRYRSRLHEDVSSDNTCNGFSQPDSSSRVGRTYAESDEGTESYHDLNTKRKFAHRSRYESSETQVTRSRRVEANEEEEDDDDDIATFIAQTRQRARARAAAEAEDDEVLTAWRVQQEARSQSRGDP